A window of Streptomyces broussonetiae genomic DNA:
CCGGTGCGCCAGGCGATCGCGTCCACGGTCTCGTCGGTCCCCTCCAGCAACGCCTGGGCGCGCAGCACCCGTTGGCGCAGAATCCAGCGGTACGGCGTGGTCCCGGTCTCCTGCTGGAAGCGGCGGGCGAAGGTGCGTGGCGACATGTGCGCGCGGGCGGCGAGCTGCTCGACGGTCACCTCCGCCTCGAGGTGCTCCTCCATCCACACCAGCACCTCGCCGACGGTGTCGCACGAGCCTCTGGGCAGCGGCCGCTCGATGTACTGTGCCTGCCCGCCGTCCCGGTGCGGCGGTACCACCATCCGCCGGGCGATCTTGTTGGCGACCTCCGGGCCCTGCTCCTTGCGCACGATGTGCAGGCAGGCGTCGATCCCGGCGGCCGTACCGGCGGACGTGATCACCGGATCCTCGTCGACGTACAGCACATCCGGCTCGACGGCTATCCGCGGATAGCGCCGGGCCAGCTGCTCGGCGTGATGCCAGTGCACCGCGCACCGCCGGTCCTCCAGCAGCCCCGCGGCGGCCAGCAGGAACACCCCTGAGCAGACGCTCAGCACCCGCGCGCCCCGCCCGACGGCCCGCCGCAGGGCGTCCAGCAGCTCCTCGGGATAGTCCCGTTCGACGTAGGAGTCACCGGCCGGTACGGCGATGAGGTCGGCCTCCTCCAGCCGCTCCAGCCCGTAGGGCGTGGACACGGTGAACCCGCAGCGGGTGCCGAGCGTCGGCCCCTCGGCCGAGACCACGGCGAAGTCGTAGACCGGCAGCCCCTCGTCCCGGCGGTCGATGCCGAAGACCTCGCACACGACGCCCAGTTCGAAGGGATGCACCCCCTCGAGCAATACGGCGGCCACGTTCTTCAGCATGCTGCCAGTGTGCCTCGTCAGTGGCAGTATTTCGAGGGTGTCCGGCAGTCCTGCCACTGCCGGTCAGCAGTGTCGGGCGCGACAGTGGTGTCATGAACGGAAACCAGATCCAAGGCCTCATCGGCATGGTGCTCACCCTCGGAATCCTGCTCCTCCTCGTCCTCCCCTCCGCCGTCGGTGCCGTGCGCGAACGGCGCATCGACCGACAGCTCAGGGAGGCCGGGAAGAGAGCGGGAAGAGAGCAGGATCAGAAGTCCTCGTCCAGGTCGACGGTGCCCTCGACCGCGACCTGGTACGCCGACGGACGGCGCTCGAAGAAGTTCGTCAGCTCCTGAACGCCCTGCAGCTCCATGAAGGAGAACGGGTTCTCCGAGCCGTACACCGGGGCGAAGCCGAGGCGCGTGAGGCGCTGGTCCGCAACGCACTCCAGGTACTGGCGCATCGACTCGGTGTTCATGCCCGGCAGGCCGTCACCGCACAGGTCGCGGGCGAACTGCAGCTCGGCCTCGACGGCCTCCTTCAGCATGTCGACGACCTCCTGCTGCAGCTCGTCGTCGAAGAGATCCGGCTCCTCCTTGCGGACGGTGTCGACCACGTCGAAGGCGAACGACATGTGCATGGTCTCGTCGCGGAACACCCAGTTGGTGCCGGTGGCGAGGCCGTGCAGCAGACCCCGGCTGCGGAACCAGTAGACGTACGCGAAGGCGCCGTAGAAGAACAGGCCCTCGATGCACGCGGCGAAGCAGATCAGGTTGAGCAGGAAGCGGCGGCGGTCGGCCTTCGTCTCCAGCCGGTCGATCTTGTCCACCGAGTCGATCCACTTGAAGCAGAACTCGGCCTTCTCGCGGATGGACGGGATGTTCTCCACCGCCGCGAAGGCCGCCGCCCGGTCCTCCGGGTCGGGGAGGTAGGTGTCCAGCAGCGTCAGGTAGAACTGGACGTGCACGGCCTCCTCGAAGAGCTGACGGCTCAGGTACAGCCGCGCCTCGGGGGAGTTGATGTGCTTGTACAGCGTCAGCACCAGGTTGTTCGCGACGATCGAGTCACCCGTCGCGAAGAAGGCGACCAGCCGGCCGATGAGGTGCTGCTCCTCGGGCGTCAGCTTCGCGAGGTCGGCGACGTCCGAGTGGAGGTCGACCTCCTCGACGGTCCAGGTGTTCTTGATCGCGTCCCGGTAGCGCTCGTAGAAGTCCGGGTAGCGCATGGGGCGCAGAGTCAGCTCGAAGCCCGGGTCGAGCAGGTTGGCGTTACGGGTGGTGGTGCTCATTACTGGCAGGCCTCGCAGGACTCGGGGTTTTCCAGGGAGCAGGCGACGGCGTCGGGGTCGGCGGCCTGCTGGACGGGGATGCCGGCGGTGCTCTGCGCCTGGGCCGCGCGGGCGATCCGCGTCGCCGGGCGGGAGCGCAGGTAGTACGTCGTCTTCAGGCCCGACTTCCAGGCGTACGCGTACATCGAGGAGAGCTTGCCGATGGTCGGCGTCTCCAGGAACAGGTTCAGGGACTGCGCCTGGTCCAGGAACGGGGTGCGGGCCGCGGCCATGTCGATCAGGCCGCGCTGCGGGATCTCCCACGCCGTGCGGTACAGCGCCCGCACCTCCTCGGGGATCCACACGAAACCCTGCACCGAGCCGTTGGAGTCGCGCAGCGCCTCACGGGTGCGCGCGTCCCACACGCCGAGGTTCTTCAGGTCCTGCACCAGGTACGAGTTGACCTGCAGGAACTCACCGGACAGCGTCTCGCGCTTGAACAGGTTCGACACCTGCGGCTCGATGCACTCGTACACGCCCGCGATGGAGGCGATGGTCGCCGTCGGGGCGATGGCGAGCAGCAGCGAGTTGCGCATGCCGACGGACGCGACGCGCCTGCGGAGCGCGTCCCAGCGCTCGGGCCAGGTCAGCTCGGTGTCGTAGTGGTCCGGGTGCAGCACGCCCTGGGCCGTACGGGTCTTCTCCCAGGCCGGCAGCGGGCCGCTGCGCTCGGCGAGGTCGGTGGAGGCCTCGTACGCGGCAAGCATGATCCGCTCGGCGATCCGCGTCGACAGGGCCCTGGCCTCGGCGGAGTCGAAGGGCAGACGCAGCTTGAAGAAGACGTCCTGCAGACCCATCGCCCCGAGGCCGACCGGACGCCACCTGGCATTGGAGCGGCCCGCCTGCTCGGTCGGGTAGAAGTTGATGTCCACGACCCGGTCGAGGAAGGTCACGGCCGTGCGGACGGTCTCGTCCAGCCGCTCCCAGTCGATGTCGCCGCGCGCCGCGTCGACGAAGGCACCCAGGTTCACGGATCCCAGGTTGCAGACCGCCGTCTCGCCGTCGTCCGTGACCTCCAGGATCTCCGTGCAGAGGTTGGAGGAGTGGACCACGTGACCGGGCAGGGCCGTCTGGTTGGCGGTGCGGTTGGCCGCGTCCTTGAAGGTCATCCAGCCGTTGCCGGTCTGCGCGAGGGTGCGCATCATGCGGCCGTACAGCTCGCGGGCCGGGATGGTCTTCTTCGCCAGGCCCGCCTGCTCGGCCTTGCGGTAGGCGGCGTCGAACTCCTCGCCCCACAGGTCCACCAGCTCCGGCACGTCGGCCGGGGAGAACAGCGACCACTCGGCGTCCGCGTTCACCCGGCGCATGAACTCGTCCGGGATCCAGTGCGCGAGGTTCAGGTTGTGCGTACGGCGGGCGTCCTCACCGGTGTTGTCCCGCAGCTCCAGGAACTCCTCGATGTCGGAGTGCCAGGTCTCCAGGTAGACGGCCGCGGCACCCTTGCGCCGGCCGCCCTGGTTCACGGCGGCCACCGAGGCGTCCAGCGTCTTGAGGAACGGGACGATGCCGTTGGAGTGCCCGTTGGTGCCCCGGATCAGCGAACCGCGGCTGCGGATACGGGAGTACGACAGCCCGATGCCGCCCGCGTGCTTGGAGAGCCGGGCAACCTGGTGGTAGCGGTCGTAGATGGAGTCCAGCTCGTCCAGCGGGGAGTCGAGCAGGTAGCAGGACGACATCTGCGGGTGCCGCGTACCGGAGTTGAAGAGCGTGGGGGAGGACGGCAGGTAGTCGAGGCGGCTCATGAGCCGGTAGAGCGCGGCGACTTCGTCGACGGAGCGTGCGGTGTCGTCCTCGGCGAGTCCGGCGGCCACCCGGAGCATGAAGTGCTGCGGAGTCTCGATCACCTTGCGGGTGATCGGGTGCCGCAGCAGATAGCGGCTGTGCAGGGTGCGCAGGCCGAAGTAGCCGAAGCGGTCGTCGGCGCCGGTGTCGATCAGGGCGTCGAGGCGGGCCGCGTGCAGCCGCGCGAACTCCGCGGTGCGGTCGGCGATCAGGCCCTCGCGGTGACCGACGGCCACGGACTCGGTGAAGGACGTCACGCCCTGCGAGCCGGCCTCGGCGCGGATGGAGAGGGTCAGTAGCCGGGCGGCCAGCCGCGAGTAGGCGGGGTCCTCGGAGATGAGCCCGGCGGCGGCCTCGGTGGCCAGTTCGCGCAACTCCGCCTCGTCGGCCCGGGCGGACCGGCCGCGCAGCGCGGCGGCGGCGACCCGGCCGGGGTCGGCGTCGGGGAGGTCGGCGGTCAGCTCGGTCAGGGTCCGCAGCAACGCGGTACCGGGACCGTCGGTGTCCAGGCCGCTGGCTGAAGCCGGATCTGCTGGCGCGATGGTCACGTGGGGCTCTCCCTCGCTCGGCACGGGGGCCTTGCGGAGGGCAGGGGGCAGCCACGAGCGCACACGCGTGGCGTCCACCGGCCCATTCCACGAGGCCCGGACGTCGGAAGGCACCCGGGCCGGACGGCCGGGCGCACGCTGCCGGCAGGTCCTCGGACTGACTCCTGGGCGCATACGCGCACAAGTACACCGTTGCGGGACAGTTCCGGATTCACACCGGATTCCCCTGCGACGACAGCGAGGATGAGCATACATCTAGTGCCGGGCTGTCGTGGCACCACCAGATGTTGTGTCTGTTGTGTGTTGCGCTGGCTTCAGAGCGTCAACTTGTGTATGACGGGAGGTATGCGAAACGGGCCGCCGTGGGTTCGTCCCCCGGCGGCCCGCTGTGGTGGTGTGCCGCGTACGACGTGCGTCAGTGGGCGACGCCCACCAGTTCCGTTTCGACACCCTGGTCGCCCGCGTCCGCCGTGTAGTCCTCCGGCCTGGTCTCGTCGATGCCCTCGGGGGCCTTCACGGCCCGCAGGACGAGCGTGAGGACCACCGTGACCGCCACGTTGAGCACGAACGCCGTGAAGCCGATGTAGCCGATCTCACCGATGCCCGGGATCTCCTTCGACGAGCCTCCGAAGTGCTTCTGGGTCGGGGAGGCGACACCGTACGCGGCGACCGTGCCGTAGATCATGCCGACCGCCCAGCCGGTGAGCAGCGCCCAGCGGTGGAACCAGCGGGTGAACAGGCCGCCGACCAGGGCCGGGAAGGTCTGCAGGATCCAGATGCCGCCCAGCAGCTGGAAGTTGATGGCGACGGTCTTGTCCATGGTCAGGACGAAGAGCAGGGCGCCGAACTTCACCAGCAGCGAGACGATCTTGGAGACCTGGGCCTCCTGCCTCGGCGTGGCGTCCGGCTTGATGAAGTCCTTGTAGATGTTGCGGGTGAAGAGGTTCGCCGCCGCGATCGACATGATCGCCGCCGGCACCAGCGCGCCGATGCCGATCGCCGCGAAGGCCACGCCCGCGAACCAGTCCGGGAACATGTCCTCGAACAGCTGCGGGATCGCCAGCTGGCCGTTGGTGACCTTCACGCCGGCCGCGATCGCCATGAAGCCCAGCAGGGCCAGCAGGCCGAGCATCAGGGAGTACAGCGGCAGGATCGTGGTGTTGCGGCGGATCACCTCACGGCTCTTGGACGACAGGGTCGCGGTGATCGAGTGCGGGTACATGAAGAGGGCCAGGGCCGAGCCGAGGGCCAGGGTGGCGTAGGTCCACTGGCCCGCCTCCGGCGGCGCGAGCGCGCCGCGCGGCTTGCCGGTGGCGGGGCTGACCTGGCTGAACGCGTGGCCCGCCTTGGCGAAGATGTCGTCGAAGCCGCCCAGCTTGATCGGGATGTAGATGATCGCCACCGCGATGACGATGTAGATCAGGGCGTCCTTGACGAACGCGATCAGGGCGGGCGCGCGCAGGCCGGAGGAGTAGGTGTAGGCCGCCAGCACGCCGAAGGCGATCAGCAGGGGCAGGTCCTTCATGAACCAGTTGGTGTTGTCCCCGCCGCCGACCCCCATCACGTCCAGCACGGCCTGGATGCCGACGAGTTGGAGCGCGATGTACGGCATCGTCGCGAGGATTCCGGTCAGCGCCACCGCGAGCGACAGGCCCTTCGAGCCGAACCGGCCCCGGACGAAGTCCGAGGTGGTGACGTACCCGTGGCGGTGCGAGACCGACCACAGGCGCGGCAGGAAGGTGAAGATCAGCGGGTAGACCAGGATCGTGTACGGCACCGCGAAGAAGCCGGACGCGCCCGCCGCGTAGACCGCCGCCGGCACGGCGACGAAGGTGTACGCCGTGTACAGGTCCCCGCCGAGCAGGAACCAGGTGATCCAGGTGCCGAACGACCGTCCGCCCAGGCCCCATTCGTCCAGCGAGTGCTCGTTCTCGGCCTTGCGCCAGCGTGCGGCGAGGAAGCCCATGACCGTGACGGCCAGGAAGAAGAAGATGAAGACGCCGAGCGCGACGCCGTTGACCCCGTTCTTCACTTCGCCTCACCGCCCTGGGGCGCGGTCGGGGAGCGCTGGTCGTACTGCCACAGCTTGTACGCCGTCATGGTGAGTGCGGCGGAGATCGGCACCCAGAGCATCTGGTACCAGTAGAAGAACGGGATCCCGATGAACGCGGGATCCGTCTTGGCGT
This region includes:
- a CDS encoding GlxA family transcriptional regulator yields the protein MLKNVAAVLLEGVHPFELGVVCEVFGIDRRDEGLPVYDFAVVSAEGPTLGTRCGFTVSTPYGLERLEEADLIAVPAGDSYVERDYPEELLDALRRAVGRGARVLSVCSGVFLLAAAGLLEDRRCAVHWHHAEQLARRYPRIAVEPDVLYVDEDPVITSAGTAAGIDACLHIVRKEQGPEVANKIARRMVVPPHRDGGQAQYIERPLPRGSCDTVGEVLVWMEEHLEAEVTVEQLAARAHMSPRTFARRFQQETGTTPYRWILRQRVLRAQALLEGTDETVDAIAWRTGFGTAAALRHQFVRALGTTPNAYRRTFRGPHAA
- the mctP gene encoding monocarboxylate uptake permease MctP translates to MKNGVNGVALGVFIFFFLAVTVMGFLAARWRKAENEHSLDEWGLGGRSFGTWITWFLLGGDLYTAYTFVAVPAAVYAAGASGFFAVPYTILVYPLIFTFLPRLWSVSHRHGYVTTSDFVRGRFGSKGLSLAVALTGILATMPYIALQLVGIQAVLDVMGVGGGDNTNWFMKDLPLLIAFGVLAAYTYSSGLRAPALIAFVKDALIYIVIAVAIIYIPIKLGGFDDIFAKAGHAFSQVSPATGKPRGALAPPEAGQWTYATLALGSALALFMYPHSITATLSSKSREVIRRNTTILPLYSLMLGLLALLGFMAIAAGVKVTNGQLAIPQLFEDMFPDWFAGVAFAAIGIGALVPAAIMSIAAANLFTRNIYKDFIKPDATPRQEAQVSKIVSLLVKFGALLFVLTMDKTVAINFQLLGGIWILQTFPALVGGLFTRWFHRWALLTGWAVGMIYGTVAAYGVASPTQKHFGGSSKEIPGIGEIGYIGFTAFVLNVAVTVVLTLVLRAVKAPEGIDETRPEDYTADAGDQGVETELVGVAH
- a CDS encoding ribonucleoside-diphosphate reductase subunit alpha gives rise to the protein MTIAPADPASASGLDTDGPGTALLRTLTELTADLPDADPGRVAAAALRGRSARADEAELRELATEAAAGLISEDPAYSRLAARLLTLSIRAEAGSQGVTSFTESVAVGHREGLIADRTAEFARLHAARLDALIDTGADDRFGYFGLRTLHSRYLLRHPITRKVIETPQHFMLRVAAGLAEDDTARSVDEVAALYRLMSRLDYLPSSPTLFNSGTRHPQMSSCYLLDSPLDELDSIYDRYHQVARLSKHAGGIGLSYSRIRSRGSLIRGTNGHSNGIVPFLKTLDASVAAVNQGGRRKGAAAVYLETWHSDIEEFLELRDNTGEDARRTHNLNLAHWIPDEFMRRVNADAEWSLFSPADVPELVDLWGEEFDAAYRKAEQAGLAKKTIPARELYGRMMRTLAQTGNGWMTFKDAANRTANQTALPGHVVHSSNLCTEILEVTDDGETAVCNLGSVNLGAFVDAARGDIDWERLDETVRTAVTFLDRVVDINFYPTEQAGRSNARWRPVGLGAMGLQDVFFKLRLPFDSAEARALSTRIAERIMLAAYEASTDLAERSGPLPAWEKTRTAQGVLHPDHYDTELTWPERWDALRRRVASVGMRNSLLLAIAPTATIASIAGVYECIEPQVSNLFKRETLSGEFLQVNSYLVQDLKNLGVWDARTREALRDSNGSVQGFVWIPEEVRALYRTAWEIPQRGLIDMAAARTPFLDQAQSLNLFLETPTIGKLSSMYAYAWKSGLKTTYYLRSRPATRIARAAQAQSTAGIPVQQAADPDAVACSLENPESCEACQ
- a CDS encoding DUF3311 domain-containing protein; translation: MSDTPEVRPPVVTPVRVIIGLCLVAPFVAMLWVGSYAKTDPAFIGIPFFYWYQMLWVPISAALTMTAYKLWQYDQRSPTAPQGGEAK
- a CDS encoding ribonucleotide-diphosphate reductase subunit beta, producing MSTTTRNANLLDPGFELTLRPMRYPDFYERYRDAIKNTWTVEEVDLHSDVADLAKLTPEEQHLIGRLVAFFATGDSIVANNLVLTLYKHINSPEARLYLSRQLFEEAVHVQFYLTLLDTYLPDPEDRAAAFAAVENIPSIREKAEFCFKWIDSVDKIDRLETKADRRRFLLNLICFAACIEGLFFYGAFAYVYWFRSRGLLHGLATGTNWVFRDETMHMSFAFDVVDTVRKEEPDLFDDELQQEVVDMLKEAVEAELQFARDLCGDGLPGMNTESMRQYLECVADQRLTRLGFAPVYGSENPFSFMELQGVQELTNFFERRPSAYQVAVEGTVDLDEDF